A genomic segment from Castor canadensis chromosome 1, mCasCan1.hap1v2, whole genome shotgun sequence encodes:
- the LOC109694080 gene encoding hemoglobin subunit gamma, whose translation MVQFTAEDKAAITSIWKDVNVEEAGAETLGRLLIVYPWTQRFFDKFGNLSSPSAIMGNPKVKTHGKKVLTSLEEAIKNMDDLKGTFSQLSELHCDRLHVDPENFRLLGNTLVIVLAKHFGKEFTPQVQAAWQKMVAGVASALVHKYH comes from the exons ATGGTTCAGTTCACAGCTGAGGATAAGGCTGCTATTACAAGCATATGGAAAGATGTAAATGTGGAAGAGGCCGGAGCAGAAACCCTGGGAAG GCTCCTCATTGTTTACCCATGGACCCAGAGGTTCTTTGACAAATTTGGAAACCTGTCCTCTCCCTCTGCCATCATGGGCAACCCCAAAGTCAAGACTCATGGCAAGAAGGTGCTGACTTCTTTGGAAGAAGCCATAAAGAACATGGATGACCTGAAGGGCACCTTTTCCCAGTTGAGTGAGTTGCATTGTGACAGGCTGCATGTGGATCCTGAAAACTTCAGG CTCCTGGGAAATACACTAGTGATTGTCCTGGCGAAACATTTTGGCAAGGAATTCACACCCCAGGTGCAGGCTGCCTGGCAGAAGATGGTGGCTGGAGTGGCCAGTGCTCTGGTCCACAAGTATCACTGA
- the Hbe1 gene encoding hemoglobin subunit epsilon: MVHFTSEEKALVNGLWGKVNVDEAGGEALGRLLVVYPWTQRFFDSFGNMSSASAIMGNPKVKAHGKKVLTSFGEAIKNMDNLKGAFAKLSELHCDKLHVDPENFKLLGNVLVIVLATHFGKEFTPDVQAAWQKLVSGVATALAHKYH, translated from the exons ATGGTGCATTTTACTTCTGAGGAAAAGGCTCTTGTCAATGGACTGTGGGGCAAAGTGAATGTGGATGAGGCTGGAGGTGAAGCCTTGGGAAG GCTCCTTGTTGTTTACCCTTGGACCCAGAGGTTCTTTGACAGCTTTGGCAACATGTCCTCTGCCTCTGCCATCATGGGCAACCCAAAGGTCAAGGCCCATGGCAAGAAGGTGCTGACTTCTTTTGGAGAAGCCATTAAGAACATGGACAACCTCAAGGGAGCCTTTGCTAAGCTGAGTGAGCTGCACTGTGACAAGCTGCATGTGGATCCTGAGAACTTCAAG CTCCTGGGTAATGTGCTGGTGATTGTTCTGGCTACTCACTTTGGCAAGGAATTTACCCCTGATGTTCAGGCTGCCTGGCAGAAGCTGGTGTCTGGTGTTGCCACTGCCCTGGCCCACAAGTACCACTGA